The following is a genomic window from Candidatus Ozemobacteraceae bacterium.
GTTGTCCGAACTCGGGGGCGGTTCGGTATCCGGATTCGACTTCCGCACGTATCGGAGGCTGTTCGTGCCGCCGTACAAGGCGATGCCCATCCAGGTTCCCTTCGCTTTTGTGGCGGCAACGCTGGATGTCTCGGTATTCGGGGTCGTGATGGAGGCATAGAGCAGGAGTTGAGAGGGAGTGATGCTCGTAAGCTGGGTCGGCTCCGAGCCGAGAACCGTGCATGATCTTCTCAGGTATACCGGCAGAACCTCCGAAGCGATCCCCGTCGGAAGAAAACAGGTGGCGTTATTGGCGCGCTCGAGATCTTCCCGGATCTGCTGCAGGGTGAGCTGCATTTGCTTCTGGGTCACCATTCGCCAGTTGCCACTGCGAAAGACGTTCGAACCCGAACGATACAGGTTGAAGACTCCTATCAGGAAAATGCTCAGCAACCCTGCCGCAATGATCACTTCGATCAGCGTGAAACCGGATCTGGGGGGGCGCATGTTACTCCTCTCGATTTACAGACGATGGCGTGAAACGTTGATGGTGTGAGAAACCTGCCGTGACCGGCCTCCGCTCTGAATGTTCACGCGAATGACGATGCCGTCCTGATTGTATAGCTGATTATATACCAAGTCGAAATCGGTGCTGTAGGTGACAGTCACCGGTTTGCCGACGAAAGAACCGGAGGGCAGAGTCATCGTCCCGGTCAGGAGAGGGACATCCTTGCTGCCCGAATTCTTGCATAAATACAAGTCCAGATATGCCGGGTTGATGCTTCTTGCGCGGAAGGCGTAATAGAACTCGGAGGGCATTTTCTTGAACTTGAGCATCGCCGCCTGAAGGATGCCCTGCGCGAAAAAATCCATCTGGATCCGCTCAAACACGGCGGGGTTGATCGCAGTGCGATGCCTGAACCCGCTGATGAACCAGAGTCCCACCGACAGCAGGGCGGTACAGAGAACGAGAACGATGACCAGGGCCATCCCGTTTCGAGAGGTGCGCATGCGTTCAATCCCTCAGGTCCGCTTTATACGTCGTCAGTTCGACATTGCGAACAACTCCCCAAGGCTCGCGCCACTCCACGCGCAGTCGGAGTCGACGCAGGCGGCGGTCCGTTCCCGTGAGGCTCAACGGTGCGCCGGCTGCGCGGAAGAACCACGACGAGGGTTGTGTTGCGACGTAGGGGGTCGGATTCGTGTTGTTCAGATCGACGTAGTAATAATCGAACGCGCTGTTGACCAGTTCGCTCGTCAGGACCACGCCGAAGATATCCTGGCCGACCGTTTCCGAGCCCAGCGGTACGAGAACCTGTGGTCCCGATGTGATGTCGGCTGTGATCTCACTTCCGTCAGGCAGCTGGGCGAAGTCGAGAACCATGATCTTGTTCAGCTTCGCCTCAGCCAGCTGAATCGCCTGGATTCCCCGGAAATCCTTCTGGTTGCCCTTGATCCCGTATCCCATCATGCCGGCGATCGGGAACATGGCGAACGCCATGATCAGGGTCGCCAGCATGATTTCGATGAGGGAGATGCCCCGACGACAGGAACGAGCCATGTCAGCGCATCTGTTTCTCGATGACACGCAGATCGAGACGTGTGGCAGAGATCGGAATGACGATGTTCAGAGTTCGGTCGTTCGGGGCCGCCCCCGCCGTGCTGTACGGATTGGCCGGATCTGACGGCCAGCCTCGTGCCGTATCGCTGAGGCTGAGCGACATCGTATACGTCGCCGCCTGTCGGAAGAGATACCGCCACGGGTTCGAGGTGATCGGCAACGGCGAATCGAAGGCGCCTCCGCTGATCGTCCAGGTTGTCGTCATGCTTGCGACTGGAGTGACATTGTCACTGACGCACGACTGGAACCTGATCGGAATATCCTGTTCGTAACCGATCTCCTGTGCGCCGTCGAGACCGGCTCCCTGGAAGGTGAACTGGGCATTGCCGCTTCCGGGGCGCCACGGCCAGGCGATCGAAACGAACCCGTTGAGCGCGGTCGGTCCCCAGGGCGTCGTTTCGTTCAGCTGCGTATATGTCGGCGCGGTGAGGAAATTGTCGACGCTCGCCCGAGTGTACCCGACGGGAATCGTTCCGGCGAGGAAGGGAACGACGCGCGCGGTGAGCGTCTTTTCATCGACCGCCTGGACGGCGGCGTTCGGCTTCTTGTTGTCGCGGATGACGATGAAGCCGGCGCTCGTCCAGCTCGCGACCATGGTATTTCCGCTCGAATCCGTGAACCAAGCTCCGTAGGTCAGGTTCGAATAGTATGGCAGATTGTTCGCGTAATTCATCGGAACCTTGCCCGACCAGGCGT
Proteins encoded in this region:
- a CDS encoding prepilin-type N-terminal cleavage/methylation domain-containing protein, with the translated sequence MRPPRSGFTLIEVIIAAGLLSIFLIGVFNLYRSGSNVFRSGNWRMVTQKQMQLTLQQIREDLERANNATCFLPTGIASEVLPVYLRRSCTVLGSEPTQLTSITPSQLLLYASITTPNTETSSVAATKAKGTWMGIALYGGTNSLRYVRKSNPDTEPPPSSDNITNYKPSGGVGSTASFTGALSDAIHKLIDNPSFIEGVSSIGFSYQTGERTTVTILLRSTSQIPGQPVTTVEERVTAKLLTGTTVVLFP